In a genomic window of Anaerolineae bacterium:
- a CDS encoding ATP-binding cassette domain-containing protein, giving the protein PQIKDRPDAIGMFSPRGRVAFENVTFNYNGQAHDAVLRDISFVAEPGQTVAILGATGSGKSSLIHLIPRFYDVAAGRVTIDGVDVRAISQETLHRNIGVALQEAILFSGTIRDNIRYGRPEATEEEVIAAAKAAQAHNFITEFPDGYDTRLGQRGVNLSGGQKQRLAIARALLTQPVVLILDDSTSAVDVETEAKIQDALAKLRQGRTNLVIAQRISTVLNADKILVLDGGTVVAEGTHPELLTSSPIYREIYDSQLGNGGAVHV; this is encoded by the coding sequence CCCCCAAATTAAAGACCGGCCTGATGCAATCGGCATGTTCTCTCCCCGGGGACGGGTCGCTTTTGAAAACGTTACCTTCAACTACAACGGCCAGGCGCACGATGCTGTGCTGCGAGACATCAGTTTTGTGGCCGAGCCGGGCCAAACTGTGGCCATCCTTGGCGCAACCGGCTCCGGCAAGTCGAGCTTGATCCACCTCATCCCGCGTTTTTACGATGTCGCCGCCGGCCGGGTGACAATTGATGGCGTTGACGTGCGAGCGATCAGCCAGGAGACGCTGCACCGCAATATTGGCGTTGCGCTGCAAGAAGCCATCCTTTTCTCCGGCACCATCCGCGACAACATCCGCTACGGCCGGCCCGAAGCCACCGAAGAGGAGGTGATAGCCGCGGCCAAAGCAGCCCAGGCGCATAATTTTATCACCGAATTCCCCGATGGGTACGATACCCGGCTTGGCCAGCGCGGCGTCAACCTGTCGGGCGGGCAAAAACAGCGCCTGGCCATTGCCCGGGCTTTACTCACCCAACCCGTCGTGTTGATTCTGGACGACAGCACCAGCGCCGTGGACGTGGAAACCGAGGCCAAAATTCAAGACGCGCTGGCCAAGCTGAGGCAGGGACGCACCAATCTGGTTATTGCCCAGCGCATCAGCACGGTTTTAAACGCCGACAAAATCCTGGTCTTGGACGGGGGCACGGTTGTGGCCGAGGGCACGCACCCGGAACTGCTAACCTCCAGCCCCATCTACCGGGAAATCTACGACTCCCAACT